The Opitutus sp. ER46 genome contains a region encoding:
- a CDS encoding NifB/NifX family molybdenum-iron cluster-binding protein — MQNPATPRRVVSRDATPTTNNEEAASVVIGLPLTATGDFSPHFGAAAQVGLFTVDTSQHRILAARTAVPPMPEPCGWADWLGRTGVKVFLAGGMGRGAQERMAAAGVAVITGVPVDTPALLAQAWLNGTLAAGPNGCEGAHGHHQHHDHGDHHHGCCGQ, encoded by the coding sequence ATGCAGAATCCAGCCACTCCACGGCGAGTCGTTTCCCGCGACGCCACGCCCACCACGAACAACGAAGAGGCCGCCTCCGTGGTCATCGGGCTCCCACTCACCGCCACGGGGGACTTCTCGCCGCACTTCGGCGCCGCCGCCCAGGTCGGGCTCTTCACGGTGGACACCTCCCAGCATCGAATCCTGGCTGCGAGAACCGCCGTCCCTCCCATGCCGGAGCCGTGCGGATGGGCCGACTGGCTCGGCCGCACCGGGGTGAAAGTGTTCCTCGCGGGCGGCATGGGCCGCGGCGCGCAGGAACGAATGGCCGCCGCCGGCGTCGCCGTCATTACCGGAGTCCCCGTGGACACCCCGGCGCTGCTCGCGCAAGCCTGGCTCAACGGCACATTGGCCGCCGGCCCAAACGGCTGTGAGGGAGCACACGGCCATCATCAACACCACGACCATGGCGACCACCACCACGGATGCTGCGGCCAGTGA
- the tsaA gene encoding tRNA (N6-threonylcarbamoyladenosine(37)-N6)-methyltransferase TrmO, protein MESTMRFCPIGTIRTGFALPQGTPVQGAYAGGATGTVELLPEFVPGLKDLAGFDRIWLLYWLDRTAPPQLEVVPYLDSKPHGVFATRSPCRPNAIGMSVVRLMGVEGATLWVADVDMLDGTPLLDIKPYVPAFDVFAVERVGWCEGITKHTCKTADNRFAPVSPTTG, encoded by the coding sequence ATGGAATCGACGATGAGGTTCTGCCCCATAGGTACCATCCGGACCGGGTTTGCGCTGCCGCAGGGCACGCCGGTTCAGGGTGCGTATGCCGGGGGGGCAACGGGCACGGTGGAACTCCTGCCTGAGTTCGTGCCCGGCCTGAAGGATCTCGCGGGGTTCGACCGAATCTGGCTGCTCTACTGGCTCGACCGCACGGCGCCGCCTCAGCTCGAGGTGGTGCCGTATCTCGATTCGAAGCCGCACGGAGTCTTCGCCACGAGGTCGCCCTGCCGACCCAACGCAATCGGCATGTCCGTCGTCCGACTGATGGGCGTCGAGGGTGCCACCCTGTGGGTCGCGGACGTGGACATGCTCGACGGAACGCCGCTGCTGGACATCAAGCCCTACGTGCCGGCGTTTGACGTCTTTGCGGTGGAGCGAGTGGGCTGGTGCGAGGGCATCACCAAGCACACGTGCAAGACGGCGGATAACCGGTTTGCCCCGGTTTCGCCCACAACGGGGTGA
- a CDS encoding D-alanine--D-alanine ligase — translation MKSPILAVFAGGTSSEREVSLGSGRASALALSRSFPTRFFEINANALPAGLDPRRHVVFSTLHGTFGEDGGMQSLLDAAGVHYAGCTAAASALTMDKTRTKQAAAARGVPVIEGIHFNATAKPTADQVVAKLGEVLVMKPNAEGSSVGLSLIANRAELAAKLAEATRGEWLIERRVFGRELSVGVLGGKAMGVVEIRPKSGVYDYQSKYTKGMTEYLAPAPLEAATTRAVQAAAETAFAACGCRDYARVDFMLSGPTAFYLLEINTLPGMKETSLLPMSARCAGLDFTALVRELVSPALQRFQGAAGALRS, via the coding sequence ATGAAATCTCCGATTCTGGCCGTGTTTGCGGGTGGTACGTCTTCCGAGCGCGAAGTCTCGCTCGGATCGGGACGCGCGAGCGCCCTGGCGTTGAGCCGGTCGTTTCCGACCCGGTTCTTCGAAATCAACGCCAATGCCCTGCCCGCAGGGCTCGATCCGCGCCGCCACGTCGTCTTCTCGACGCTGCACGGCACCTTTGGCGAGGACGGCGGCATGCAGTCGCTGCTCGATGCCGCCGGGGTGCATTACGCCGGCTGCACGGCGGCGGCGAGCGCGCTGACGATGGACAAGACGCGGACGAAGCAGGCGGCGGCGGCCCGCGGCGTGCCGGTGATCGAGGGTATCCATTTCAACGCGACGGCGAAGCCGACGGCCGACCAGGTCGTGGCGAAGCTGGGCGAGGTGCTCGTGATGAAACCGAATGCGGAAGGGAGCAGCGTGGGGCTGAGCCTGATCGCGAACCGGGCCGAGCTGGCGGCGAAGCTGGCCGAGGCGACGCGGGGCGAGTGGCTGATCGAGCGCCGCGTGTTCGGCCGGGAGCTGTCGGTCGGCGTGCTCGGCGGCAAGGCGATGGGCGTGGTGGAAATCCGGCCGAAGTCGGGCGTCTACGACTACCAGAGCAAGTACACGAAGGGCATGACCGAGTACCTGGCGCCGGCGCCGCTCGAGGCGGCGACGACGCGCGCCGTGCAGGCGGCGGCGGAAACGGCGTTCGCCGCGTGCGGCTGCCGCGACTACGCGCGCGTGGACTTCATGCTTTCGGGCCCGACGGCCTTTTATTTGCTGGAAATCAATACGCTCCCCGGCATGAAGGAAACCAGTCTGCTGCCGATGAGCGCACGCTGCGCGGGACTTGATTTCACGGCATTGGTTCGGGAGCTGGTTTCGCCGGCATTGCAGCGTTTTCAAGGAGCGGCGGGCGCATTGCGTTCGTGA
- a CDS encoding FtsQ-type POTRA domain-containing protein: MNRDPLQPPATRTWRDIPQPVVPRAMSPEGKWRLAKQGLRLAGGVVIAALLGWGGWLVVASLREDAHALPAVARATPMKLPELHTDGVLDHAWLARTLGLPKQVSLLELDLHELRGRLLADPQVASAALMREFPDRLIVRLTERTPVARVMTDWQGQKRPMLVARDGVLYAGTGYEPAVIETLPWLDGVKLTPEEGRLRPIAGMDVVADLLGRARLEAEHLYMNWSIVSLAHLELDRRIEVRTRDGIVIQFSTTDGFFRQLVKLNYIMDELTARAPGARATIDLSLGQDVPVMVFPTDPALAEKERPVVPATPRPQAFPGTFETRSTPTLFSLPPQPPKRSNREF; this comes from the coding sequence GTGAACCGAGACCCTCTTCAACCTCCAGCCACCCGTACCTGGCGCGACATTCCGCAGCCGGTGGTGCCGCGCGCCATGTCGCCGGAGGGCAAGTGGCGGCTGGCCAAGCAGGGCCTGCGGCTCGCGGGCGGCGTGGTGATCGCCGCGCTGCTCGGCTGGGGCGGCTGGCTCGTCGTGGCCTCGCTGCGCGAGGACGCGCACGCGCTGCCGGCCGTCGCGCGGGCGACGCCGATGAAGCTGCCGGAGCTGCACACCGATGGCGTCCTCGACCATGCGTGGCTGGCGCGGACGCTCGGGCTCCCGAAGCAGGTCTCCTTGCTGGAACTTGATCTCCACGAGCTGCGGGGCCGGCTGCTCGCCGATCCCCAGGTGGCGAGCGCGGCGCTGATGCGGGAATTTCCCGACCGGCTGATCGTGCGGCTCACGGAGCGCACGCCCGTGGCGCGGGTGATGACCGATTGGCAGGGGCAGAAACGGCCGATGCTGGTGGCGCGCGACGGCGTGCTCTACGCCGGCACCGGTTATGAACCCGCGGTGATCGAGACGCTGCCCTGGCTCGATGGCGTGAAACTCACGCCCGAGGAAGGCCGGCTGCGGCCGATCGCGGGCATGGACGTCGTGGCCGACCTGCTTGGCCGGGCTCGGCTCGAGGCGGAGCACCTCTACATGAACTGGTCGATCGTCTCGCTGGCCCATCTCGAGCTCGACCGGCGCATCGAGGTCCGCACGCGCGACGGCATCGTGATCCAGTTTTCCACGACCGACGGGTTTTTCCGGCAGCTGGTGAAACTGAACTACATCATGGACGAACTCACCGCGCGGGCGCCGGGCGCGCGCGCGACGATCGACCTGTCGCTGGGGCAGGATGTGCCCGTGATGGTTTTCCCGACCGACCCTGCGCTCGCCGAGAAGGAGCGCCCGGTGGTGCCGGCGACGCCGCGGCCGCAGGCCTTCCCCGGCACGTTCGAGACGCGCTCCACGCCGACTTTGTTTTCTTTGCCCCCTCAACCACCGAAGAGGTCCAACCGTGAGTTCTAG
- a CDS encoding DUF134 domain-containing protein, translating to MPRPPCPRCIRHTPPSDYFKPAGIPLRELREIILAPDEMEAIRLADFEDLYNVEAAVKMGVSRQTFDRIVGRARRKIAEALVQGQALRIERPAKSGRVTDPALGD from the coding sequence ATGCCTCGTCCACCTTGTCCCCGCTGCATTCGCCACACGCCTCCGAGCGATTATTTCAAGCCGGCGGGCATTCCATTGCGCGAACTGCGTGAAATTATCCTCGCGCCTGACGAGATGGAGGCAATCCGGTTGGCCGACTTTGAGGACCTGTACAACGTCGAGGCGGCGGTGAAGATGGGCGTGTCCCGCCAGACATTCGACCGGATTGTTGGCCGTGCTCGCCGGAAGATCGCCGAGGCGCTGGTGCAAGGCCAGGCGCTGCGGATTGAGCGGCCCGCAAAAAGCGGCCGGGTGACTGACCCGGCCCTCGGTGATTGA
- a CDS encoding PaaI family thioesterase, whose protein sequence is MATTTTDAAASESWLTALCAREHARCFACRPRHAGGLGLRFRLQPDGTVCADWVTPAGYESYDGILHGGLIATALDSAMVHALFARNVVARTGELDVRYRQPVTIGCTVSVRAWLTNAYPPLYQLEAEVCQSGAVCAHARAKFMST, encoded by the coding sequence ATGGCGACCACCACCACGGATGCTGCGGCCAGTGAATCCTGGCTCACGGCGCTCTGTGCTCGCGAACACGCGCGGTGCTTTGCGTGCCGTCCACGTCACGCCGGTGGCCTGGGATTGAGGTTCCGCCTGCAGCCTGACGGCACGGTGTGCGCCGATTGGGTCACTCCCGCCGGCTACGAAAGCTACGATGGAATCCTTCACGGCGGACTCATCGCCACCGCCCTGGACAGCGCCATGGTCCACGCGCTCTTCGCCCGAAACGTCGTCGCCCGCACGGGAGAACTCGACGTTCGGTACCGGCAGCCGGTGACAATTGGCTGCACGGTGTCGGTCCGAGCCTGGCTCACGAACGCCTACCCGCCGCTCTACCAGCTCGAGGCCGAGGTCTGCCAGAGCGGCGCAGTATGCGCACACGCACGGGCCAAATTCATGTCAACCTGA
- a CDS encoding ARMT1-like domain-containing protein, which yields MKSTLACIPCLLRQSFTAAALCSSSASARESMAREILLAATSLDFSRPPPVLAAEIQAQVREITGCADPYRELKAHYNELALSSLPALEHAVCAAPDPLRAATALAIAANVIDLGAKSGLTESEVHAVLASAIDTPLAGELDAFCVAAAQARRILYLADNAGEIIFDRVLIAQLPRGCVTVAVRGGPVLNDATRADAQVAGLIPFAEIIDSGAAIPGTWLSSCSASFRRHFHNADLIIAKGQGNFETLSEVSAPLFCLFRVKCEIVAQRSGYPLGSNVVWRQSPRLGRGDYS from the coding sequence GTGAAATCAACGCTCGCGTGCATCCCCTGCCTACTCCGGCAATCTTTCACTGCAGCGGCGCTCTGCAGTTCCTCGGCCTCCGCCCGTGAATCGATGGCACGCGAGATCTTGCTCGCAGCGACTTCGTTGGATTTCTCGCGACCGCCTCCGGTCCTGGCAGCGGAAATCCAAGCCCAAGTCAGGGAGATCACCGGCTGCGCCGACCCCTATCGAGAGCTGAAGGCCCACTACAACGAGCTGGCGTTATCGTCCCTGCCAGCGCTGGAGCATGCCGTCTGCGCCGCGCCCGATCCGCTCCGAGCCGCGACCGCGTTGGCCATTGCCGCCAACGTGATCGATCTCGGCGCCAAGAGTGGGCTCACTGAATCAGAGGTGCACGCCGTCCTGGCCTCAGCGATCGACACTCCGCTGGCCGGTGAGTTGGACGCCTTTTGCGTCGCCGCCGCGCAGGCTCGCCGGATCCTCTACCTGGCCGACAACGCGGGCGAGATCATCTTCGATCGTGTCCTCATCGCCCAGCTTCCTCGCGGCTGCGTCACCGTCGCGGTCCGCGGAGGTCCGGTGCTCAACGATGCCACGCGGGCCGACGCACAAGTCGCCGGCCTCATTCCATTCGCTGAGATCATTGACAGCGGCGCAGCCATCCCCGGCACCTGGCTATCCAGCTGCTCCGCCTCATTTCGGCGCCACTTCCATAACGCCGACCTGATCATTGCGAAAGGTCAGGGAAACTTTGAGACATTGAGCGAAGTTTCCGCGCCCCTCTTCTGCCTGTTCCGCGTCAAGTGCGAGATCGTCGCCCAACGCTCCGGGTACCCACTGGGCAGCAATGTCGTCTGGCGCCAATCGCCGCGGCTTGGCCGCGGCGATTACAGCTGA
- the ftsZ gene encoding cell division protein FtsZ: protein MNLNELPLEHGMLADKNIAIKLVGVGGAGANAVDRLKMENLERLQLAVINTDHQALSSSPVEAKVLIGMSVTRGLGAGGDPDLGREAAEADREKIATVVKDCDLVFLVTGMGGGTGSGASPIVAEIAAESGALVIAFVTMPFSFEGGRRLKQAEEGLRALRQVCDAVIPLPNDILLQEAAEGETVLDSFARADEWIGRGVKSIWSMLFKTGLINLDFATLRQAFQHRGGKTLFGLGEGAGENAVADMLASLKLCPLLHTPEFSRKADRLLVNIAGGADLTLPKVNEIMTAITEQFGRDSHIIMGAVIDENLAGRVEVCVIGTSDMGGRSLPPRRPVAQGRNRAPVATPEMPKGEESAPSDQGLLLDDGAPAKPVAAGKPGAKPTSQEEFGFGEVESRGYFEKTERNLFDGQDLDVPTYLRRGIKIQL, encoded by the coding sequence ATGAATCTGAACGAACTTCCCCTCGAGCACGGGATGCTCGCCGACAAGAACATCGCCATCAAGCTGGTGGGCGTGGGCGGCGCGGGCGCGAATGCGGTCGACCGGCTCAAGATGGAGAACCTCGAGCGGCTGCAGCTCGCGGTGATCAACACCGACCACCAGGCGCTCTCGAGTTCGCCGGTGGAGGCCAAGGTGCTCATCGGCATGAGCGTGACGCGCGGCCTCGGCGCCGGCGGCGATCCTGATCTGGGCCGCGAGGCGGCGGAGGCGGACCGCGAGAAGATCGCGACCGTCGTGAAGGACTGCGACCTGGTTTTCCTGGTGACGGGAATGGGCGGCGGCACCGGCAGCGGCGCCTCGCCGATCGTGGCGGAGATCGCGGCCGAGTCCGGCGCGCTGGTCATCGCGTTCGTCACGATGCCCTTCAGCTTCGAAGGCGGCCGGCGCCTGAAGCAAGCCGAGGAGGGCCTGCGCGCGCTGCGGCAGGTTTGCGACGCGGTCATCCCGCTGCCGAACGACATCCTCCTGCAGGAAGCGGCGGAAGGGGAGACCGTGCTGGATTCGTTTGCGCGCGCCGACGAGTGGATCGGCCGCGGCGTGAAGTCGATCTGGTCGATGCTCTTCAAGACTGGGCTGATCAACCTGGACTTCGCGACGCTACGGCAGGCGTTTCAGCACCGCGGGGGCAAGACCCTCTTCGGGCTGGGCGAGGGCGCGGGCGAGAACGCCGTCGCGGACATGCTGGCGAGCCTCAAGCTTTGCCCGCTGCTGCACACCCCGGAGTTTTCGCGCAAGGCCGACCGCCTGCTCGTGAACATCGCCGGCGGCGCCGACCTGACGCTGCCGAAGGTGAACGAGATCATGACGGCGATCACCGAGCAGTTTGGGCGCGACTCGCACATCATCATGGGCGCGGTGATCGACGAGAACCTCGCCGGCCGCGTCGAGGTGTGCGTGATCGGCACCAGCGACATGGGCGGTCGTTCGCTGCCGCCGCGTCGTCCCGTGGCGCAGGGACGGAACCGCGCGCCGGTCGCGACGCCGGAGATGCCGAAGGGAGAGGAGTCGGCTCCCAGTGACCAGGGGCTGCTGCTCGACGACGGCGCGCCGGCGAAACCGGTGGCCGCGGGCAAACCGGGTGCCAAGCCGACGTCGCAGGAGGAATTTGGTTTCGGAGAGGTGGAGAGCCGCGGCTATTTCGAGAAGACGGAACGCAATCTTTTCGACGGCCAGGATCTCGACGTGCCGACCTACCTCCGCCGCGGGATCAAGATTCAGCTGTAA
- the murB gene encoding UDP-N-acetylmuramate dehydrogenase, whose translation MTARPDNGVARPALFGHPVTRLHCVGVGGMGVGPLAIYLARLGFTVSGEDDALTPEMREQLGRAGVTVGPMPGDAELLVYSSAIAPGHPARVAADARQVRGVRRGELLAEVTRGRKLVAVCGSHGKTTTTAMLITALRAAGFPAGYVLGGLFADGTAPAEAGSNAWVIAEIDESDGTIGAFSPEITVAVNLDWDHPDHYRSAADIEGAFLGLFARTRGHVLVSDSCAMSARVRERLTGGTADVRTFGPHGDFLGAVVAEADRHMTLRLEGRFTLREAEVRARGAFNAANATAALAAAQLMGAATSRAALVAYPAVRRRQAILESSDITVLEDYAHHPAEIRALLTSLRTRAGQGRLVVVFQPHRHSRTAQFLAEFADVLTTADLLCLLDVYSAGEKPVRGGTTEHLAAAVRKARPDLPVTYCPKHPAGALAALTRDVRAGDLVAFVGAGDIDRLARRWLESRRGEDRWDAFFAAEQPKLAAATKFKREEPLAGRTTIRIGGAARLYAEPASLADLQTLLRAAAAAGVPVFPLGRGSNLLVPDDGVHGLVISLAHEVWTKFEAQPDGSVWAGAGLRLKNLCGLAAKAGLQGFEFLEGIPGSVGGALRMNAGAMGGWMFDVVEELQLITLAGDVQTLAKPALHVEYRDCAELHDAIALAARLRPAAPAAAGAIRQQMDAYARKRHESQPREPSAGCVFRNPPGNSAGRLIDECGLKGERVGDAEVSPVHANFIVNRGHATSADVLELVRRVRARVRAARGVDLHPEVLLYGKRWDDVL comes from the coding sequence ATGACGGCGCGACCCGACAACGGCGTCGCGCGGCCCGCGCTCTTCGGGCACCCGGTCACCCGCCTGCATTGCGTCGGCGTCGGTGGCATGGGCGTGGGCCCACTGGCCATCTATCTCGCGCGGCTGGGCTTCACGGTCAGCGGTGAGGACGATGCGCTGACCCCGGAGATGCGCGAGCAGCTGGGGCGCGCGGGCGTGACGGTCGGGCCGATGCCGGGCGATGCGGAGCTGCTCGTCTATTCCTCGGCGATCGCGCCGGGGCACCCGGCGCGGGTGGCGGCAGACGCGCGGCAGGTGCGCGGCGTGCGCCGCGGCGAGCTCCTGGCGGAAGTGACGCGCGGGCGGAAACTGGTGGCGGTGTGCGGCTCGCACGGGAAGACCACGACCACCGCGATGCTGATCACGGCGCTGCGGGCGGCGGGCTTTCCCGCCGGCTATGTGCTCGGCGGACTCTTTGCGGATGGCACGGCGCCGGCGGAGGCCGGAAGCAACGCCTGGGTGATCGCGGAGATCGACGAGAGCGACGGCACCATCGGCGCGTTCTCGCCGGAGATCACGGTGGCCGTGAACCTCGATTGGGATCACCCCGACCATTACCGCAGCGCGGCGGACATCGAAGGTGCGTTCCTGGGCCTGTTTGCCCGGACGCGCGGGCACGTGCTCGTGTCGGACAGTTGCGCGATGAGTGCGCGGGTGCGGGAGCGGCTGACGGGAGGCACGGCGGACGTCCGGACCTTCGGGCCGCACGGGGATTTCCTGGGGGCGGTCGTGGCGGAAGCCGACCGGCACATGACTCTGCGGCTCGAGGGCCGATTCACCTTGCGCGAGGCTGAGGTGCGCGCGCGGGGGGCGTTCAACGCGGCGAACGCGACCGCGGCGCTGGCGGCGGCGCAACTGATGGGCGCGGCGACGTCGCGCGCGGCCCTGGTGGCGTATCCGGCGGTGCGGCGGCGGCAGGCGATCCTGGAGAGCAGCGACATCACCGTGCTTGAGGATTACGCGCATCATCCCGCGGAGATTCGCGCGCTCCTCACGAGCCTGCGGACGCGGGCCGGCCAGGGGCGGCTGGTAGTGGTCTTTCAGCCGCACCGGCACAGCCGGACGGCCCAGTTCCTCGCGGAGTTCGCCGACGTGCTCACCACGGCCGACCTGCTCTGCCTGCTCGACGTGTATTCGGCCGGAGAGAAGCCGGTCCGCGGCGGCACGACCGAGCACCTGGCGGCGGCGGTGCGGAAGGCGCGGCCGGACCTGCCGGTAACGTATTGTCCCAAGCACCCGGCAGGGGCGCTGGCGGCGCTGACCCGGGACGTGCGCGCGGGTGATCTCGTGGCGTTTGTCGGCGCCGGCGACATCGACCGGCTGGCGCGGCGCTGGCTGGAGAGCCGGCGGGGGGAAGATCGCTGGGATGCATTCTTTGCGGCGGAGCAGCCGAAGCTGGCGGCGGCCACGAAGTTCAAGCGCGAAGAGCCGCTCGCGGGCCGCACCACCATCCGCATTGGCGGCGCGGCGCGGCTGTACGCGGAGCCGGCGTCATTGGCCGACCTGCAGACCCTGCTGCGCGCGGCGGCGGCGGCGGGCGTTCCGGTCTTTCCCCTCGGTCGCGGCTCGAACCTCCTCGTGCCGGACGACGGCGTGCACGGGCTGGTGATCTCGCTGGCGCACGAGGTCTGGACGAAGTTTGAGGCGCAGCCCGACGGCAGTGTGTGGGCGGGAGCGGGGCTGCGGCTGAAGAACCTGTGCGGCCTAGCGGCGAAGGCGGGGCTGCAGGGCTTCGAATTTCTCGAGGGTATTCCCGGGAGCGTCGGCGGCGCGCTGCGCATGAACGCCGGCGCGATGGGCGGCTGGATGTTCGACGTCGTCGAGGAACTGCAGCTGATCACGCTGGCCGGCGACGTGCAGACGCTGGCCAAGCCCGCGTTGCACGTGGAGTACCGCGACTGTGCGGAACTGCACGACGCCATCGCGCTCGCGGCACGGCTGCGGCCGGCGGCGCCCGCGGCGGCCGGCGCCATTCGCCAGCAGATGGATGCCTACGCCAGGAAGCGGCATGAGTCGCAGCCGCGGGAGCCGAGTGCCGGCTGCGTCTTTCGCAATCCACCCGGCAACTCCGCGGGCCGGCTCATCGATGAATGCGGGCTGAAGGGTGAGCGGGTGGGGGATGCGGAGGTCTCGCCGGTACATGCCAACTTCATCGTGAACCGCGGCCATGCCACCAGCGCGGACGTGCTGGAACTGGTGCGGCGGGTACGGGCCCGCGTGCGGGCCGCCCGAGGCGTGGACCTGCACCCGGAGGTCCTGCTGTACGGCAAGCGCTGGGACGACGTCCTGTGA
- a CDS encoding dihydrofolate reductase gives MLAKTVTKLLNLIVACAENRVMGRDGKLPWRIPEDAEHFRRLTAGQVCVMGRIGFDTWPDATRDQRQPIVLTSRPLVADPVELSRAEARRQGCSFPIPARSLSEALAVAETIPGEIFVCGGERIFKETLALRRPMRLHVTLVHAEVPGDRYFPEWRQLPWRELDRRLSRDEHFQYTFLTLERVEPGSDGVMA, from the coding sequence GTGTTGGCGAAAACCGTGACGAAACTCCTCAACCTCATCGTCGCCTGCGCGGAGAACCGGGTCATGGGTCGTGACGGAAAGCTGCCGTGGCGGATTCCGGAGGATGCCGAGCATTTCCGACGGCTCACGGCGGGGCAGGTTTGCGTGATGGGACGCATCGGGTTCGACACCTGGCCCGACGCCACGCGCGATCAGCGCCAGCCGATCGTCCTCACGAGCCGCCCCCTCGTCGCGGACCCGGTCGAACTCTCGCGCGCTGAAGCCCGCCGGCAGGGTTGCAGTTTTCCGATTCCCGCCCGCTCGCTGAGCGAGGCGCTGGCCGTTGCCGAGACAATCCCCGGCGAAATCTTCGTCTGCGGCGGCGAGCGGATCTTTAAGGAGACGCTTGCGCTGCGCCGCCCGATGCGGCTGCACGTCACGCTCGTTCACGCGGAGGTTCCAGGCGACCGCTACTTTCCCGAATGGCGCCAGCTTCCCTGGCGCGAACTCGACCGCCGCCTCAGCCGCGACGAACACTTCCAGTACACGTTCCTCACGCTCGAGCGCGTGGAACCAGGGAGCGACGGAGTGATGGCGTAA
- the ftsA gene encoding cell division protein FtsA — protein sequence MFIGAVEIGTSKITVLVGEYTGRELAIIGRGECSSRGVIKGAVVDYKAASECTHSALEQAERDAGERINAVFLAQTGGHLEGFYNEAAVNVKASDNMIDSADIRTVCDLAKSKELPAGRMVVHNIRRPFRVDGRIVPGSPEHLVGQRLEVGYWTVHGQEQRLADNIHVIRGFNLEVRELVLASLASGHMVTTAEERQHGVLVLDIGAGTTDYVLYRNGAAHVTGVLPVGGTHLTNDLSIGLRLTEGQAEKLKLRFGRANVVTRDRAQKVWLDGNFAIGDRQFSQQAIEQITAARIWELLEVVKKKLGNGFTPETCSAGVVLTGGTAKLGGITDTAAKVFGVPAHLGETPTWVSENLRDPSYHTALGLLYYGISAKADLGPANRRGSGFLKRLFASS from the coding sequence ATGTTCATTGGTGCCGTTGAGATCGGTACGTCGAAAATCACCGTCCTGGTGGGCGAGTACACCGGTCGCGAGCTGGCCATCATCGGCCGCGGCGAGTGTTCGTCGCGCGGCGTGATCAAGGGCGCCGTCGTCGACTACAAGGCCGCGAGCGAGTGCACGCACAGCGCGCTCGAGCAGGCGGAGCGCGATGCCGGCGAGCGAATCAACGCAGTCTTTCTGGCCCAGACGGGCGGGCACCTCGAAGGCTTCTACAACGAGGCGGCGGTGAACGTGAAGGCGTCGGACAACATGATCGACTCCGCCGACATCCGTACCGTGTGCGACCTCGCGAAGTCGAAGGAGCTGCCGGCCGGTCGCATGGTGGTGCACAATATCCGCCGGCCATTTCGCGTCGACGGCCGCATCGTGCCGGGCAGCCCCGAGCACCTCGTGGGGCAGCGCCTGGAGGTCGGGTACTGGACGGTTCACGGCCAGGAGCAGCGCCTGGCGGACAACATCCACGTGATTCGCGGCTTCAACCTCGAGGTGCGCGAGCTGGTCCTGGCGTCGCTGGCGTCGGGCCACATGGTGACGACGGCCGAGGAACGACAGCACGGCGTGCTGGTGCTGGATATCGGTGCGGGCACAACGGACTACGTGCTGTACCGCAACGGCGCGGCGCACGTGACGGGCGTGCTGCCCGTGGGCGGCACGCACCTGACGAACGACCTGAGCATCGGCCTGAGGCTGACCGAAGGGCAGGCGGAGAAGCTGAAGCTGCGGTTCGGGCGCGCGAACGTCGTGACGCGGGACCGGGCGCAGAAGGTCTGGCTCGACGGCAATTTCGCGATCGGCGACCGGCAGTTCTCGCAGCAGGCGATCGAGCAGATCACCGCGGCGCGCATCTGGGAGCTGCTGGAGGTCGTGAAGAAGAAGCTCGGCAACGGCTTCACGCCCGAAACCTGCAGCGCCGGCGTGGTGCTGACGGGCGGCACGGCGAAGCTCGGCGGCATCACCGACACCGCCGCGAAGGTGTTTGGCGTACCGGCGCACCTGGGCGAGACCCCCACGTGGGTGAGCGAGAACCTGCGCGACCCGAGCTACCACACCGCCCTCGGACTCCTCTATTACGGGATCAGCGCCAAGGCCGACCTCGGCCCGGCCAATCGCCGCGGGAGCGGCTTTCTCAAGCGGCTGTTTGCGAGCTCCTGA